A window from Leptothermofonsia sichuanensis E412 encodes these proteins:
- a CDS encoding N-acetyltransferase, translated as MTQTSPKTSQIAIRPVQYRDLEVIDRLYSEGIEADIIDCSIDADKPLRYFHLRSWYGLQRLLALLLNPLQYMFCAYAPDQDNRLLGVIRVSPFNRSRSTWRVDRVAVDSTPAASGTDPGAIPSEGSVEKPSTAPRFYFSEIGSQLLRHCLQTIWEARTWLLEVNVNDKDSLALYRENGFQPLAQMTYWEITPESLREIAEREPDLPNLLPVSNADAQLLYQLDTASMPPLLRQVFDRHILDFKTSLFRSLMDGLKHWLSHTESVSGYVFESQRKAAIGYFQVRLCRDGSKPHHAHLTVHPAYTWLYPELLSQMARITQDFPAQSLHLVSSDYQPEREECLTRLGAKRIAHTLMMSRSVWHKVKETKPTALESLQLTEVLQGLKPARKPIPSRITLLRSMNQSAQADGEGEADSPLHANHSNPAPTNGQASKRLLNLPVSPDFSDPPQEGPCC; from the coding sequence ATGACTCAAACTTCCCCTAAAACCTCGCAAATCGCCATTCGTCCCGTTCAATATCGGGATCTGGAGGTCATTGATCGTCTCTACTCAGAGGGGATTGAGGCAGATATTATCGACTGCTCCATTGATGCCGACAAGCCTCTGAGATATTTTCACCTGCGCTCCTGGTATGGGCTACAGCGGCTTCTGGCATTACTGCTGAATCCACTGCAATACATGTTCTGTGCCTATGCCCCCGACCAGGACAACAGGCTCCTGGGGGTGATTCGGGTTTCCCCGTTCAATCGCTCCCGCAGTACCTGGCGGGTTGACCGCGTTGCCGTTGATAGCACCCCTGCCGCTAGCGGGACTGACCCTGGAGCCATCCCTTCAGAAGGGTCAGTAGAAAAGCCATCGACGGCTCCCCGCTTCTACTTCTCAGAAATTGGTTCCCAACTTCTGCGCCACTGCCTACAGACAATTTGGGAAGCCCGTACCTGGTTACTGGAAGTGAATGTCAACGACAAAGATTCCCTGGCGCTTTATCGGGAGAATGGGTTTCAGCCACTCGCTCAAATGACCTACTGGGAAATTACCCCTGAATCCCTCCGTGAAATCGCGGAACGAGAGCCTGATTTGCCGAATCTCTTGCCCGTCAGCAATGCAGATGCCCAGTTGCTCTATCAGTTAGATACGGCTTCGATGCCCCCGCTGTTACGGCAGGTCTTTGACCGCCATATTCTGGATTTCAAAACCAGTCTGTTCCGCTCTTTGATGGATGGACTGAAACACTGGTTGAGCCATACTGAGTCCGTCAGCGGTTATGTGTTTGAGTCCCAGCGCAAAGCTGCGATCGGCTACTTTCAGGTACGCCTCTGCCGGGATGGTTCTAAACCCCACCATGCCCATTTAACGGTTCACCCTGCTTATACCTGGCTCTACCCCGAACTGCTGTCTCAGATGGCACGAATTACCCAGGATTTTCCAGCTCAGTCTCTCCATCTGGTATCTTCTGACTATCAACCAGAGCGAGAAGAATGCCTGACACGACTGGGGGCGAAGCGAATTGCTCACACCTTAATGATGTCCCGTTCGGTCTGGCACAAGGTGAAAGAAACCAAACCCACGGCGCTGGAAAGTTTGCAACTGACCGAAGTGTTACAGGGGCTGAAACCTGCCCGCAAACCGATTCCCAGCCGGATTACCCTGTTGCGTTCTATGAACCAATCTGCCCAGGCAGACGGCGAGGGTGAAGCAGACTCTCCGCTTCATGCAAATCATTCCAACCCAGCCCCTACCAATGGCCAGGCTTCTAAACGGCTACTCAACCTGCCAGTCTCCCCGGATTTTTCCGATCCTCCCCAGGAAGGACCCTGCTGTTAG
- the ruvX gene encoding Holliday junction resolvase RuvX, protein MPISALALDVGKKRIGVAGCDGTGLIATGLTTIQRKSFNHVLAQLQQLVEQRQVQVLVVGLPYSMDGTLGTQARHVQKFAWAIATALKLPLEYVDERLTSFQAEQLLQAQNISPSRNKELIDRKAASLILQQWLDERRFKNRGREPGEEESSTLRSTHH, encoded by the coding sequence ATGCCGATTTCTGCTTTGGCACTGGATGTTGGTAAGAAACGGATTGGCGTTGCTGGCTGCGACGGAACCGGGCTGATTGCGACCGGGTTGACGACGATCCAGCGAAAATCATTCAATCACGTACTGGCGCAGCTTCAGCAATTGGTAGAGCAGCGCCAGGTGCAGGTTCTTGTAGTGGGTTTACCCTATTCCATGGATGGAACCCTGGGAACCCAGGCCCGGCATGTGCAAAAATTTGCCTGGGCGATCGCCACTGCCCTGAAACTTCCCCTGGAATATGTAGACGAACGCCTGACGTCTTTCCAGGCAGAACAACTGCTCCAGGCACAAAACATCTCGCCTTCACGCAATAAAGAACTCATTGATCGCAAAGCCGCGTCCCTGATTCTGCAACAATGGTTGGATGAACGCCGTTTTAAGAATCGCGGCAGGGAGCCAGGAGAGGAAGAAAGTTCCACCCTCCGATCCACCCACCATTAA
- a CDS encoding DUF3727 domain-containing protein, giving the protein MHEDDIEMEIEKMTIKDEAGRTLTCTVEHSLELDGQEYVVLLPVDSPVEIVAWQENGEEEEAITVEDENEIDLLFPIAKVVLEEQNLILKRSAVTLTVEGDLPDYNLDEDEGLEDIEVSEDEEELQFLASFYYEEQEFGIYAPIDPFIFLAKIDENNQPQLLSPEELEKIEPMLPLIEDQILDQHE; this is encoded by the coding sequence ATGCACGAAGACGACATTGAGATGGAAATAGAGAAGATGACCATTAAAGATGAGGCTGGGCGAACACTCACCTGCACGGTTGAACATTCCCTGGAGTTAGACGGGCAGGAGTATGTTGTACTGCTCCCGGTCGATTCGCCTGTGGAAATTGTTGCATGGCAGGAAAATGGAGAAGAAGAAGAAGCCATCACCGTCGAAGATGAAAATGAAATAGACCTTCTCTTTCCCATCGCTAAAGTTGTCCTGGAAGAGCAGAACTTAATCTTGAAGCGTTCGGCAGTAACCCTGACGGTCGAAGGGGATCTGCCTGACTACAATCTGGATGAAGATGAAGGGCTGGAAGATATTGAAGTCAGTGAAGACGAGGAAGAGCTGCAATTTCTGGCGAGCTTCTACTATGAAGAACAGGAATTTGGGATTTACGCCCCCATCGATCCATTCATTTTTCTGGCAAAGATCGATGAAAACAATCAGCCCCAGTTACTTTCACCGGAAGAACTGGAAAAAATTGAACCCATGCTGCCCCTGATTGAAGACCAGATACTTGACCAACATGAATAG
- the mltG gene encoding endolytic transglycosylase MltG, producing the protein MNATKKRRRWSIFPFLLLVLVGVGIWQSWQWWTWVKAAPMTSVTGNTSKGVKLKITEGTSAQEIGEDLEALGLIRSATAWNLWSRWLALKNPDGGFQAGTYELSPTEPMEAIASKIWTGKVVRSSFTIPEGWSLSKMAAYFEERGFFPAQEFIAAAQQFSASSYPWLPTNPQPNQFRLEGYLYPDTYEFVGNPTPNDILRQMLDRFEQVALPLYQEAKGKTSLSFSEWVTLASIVEKEAVIPQERPRIAGVFFNRLEKEIPLGADPTVEYGLGIQQTPDKTLTLEQVRTPSPYNTYLNPGLPPTPIASPGLASLKATLYPENTDYLYFVARYDGTHVFSRTLKEHQAAQDAIHKQREAQPRL; encoded by the coding sequence ATGAACGCTACAAAAAAACGCCGAAGGTGGTCAATTTTCCCATTTCTGTTGCTGGTTCTGGTAGGGGTTGGAATCTGGCAAAGCTGGCAATGGTGGACCTGGGTTAAGGCAGCACCCATGACCTCTGTGACTGGAAACACCTCTAAAGGAGTGAAACTGAAGATCACCGAAGGAACCTCTGCTCAGGAAATTGGGGAAGATCTGGAAGCTCTCGGACTCATTCGATCTGCAACTGCCTGGAACCTCTGGAGTCGCTGGTTGGCTCTAAAAAATCCAGACGGTGGATTTCAGGCAGGCACCTATGAACTGTCGCCGACTGAACCCATGGAGGCGATCGCCTCCAAAATTTGGACCGGGAAGGTTGTGCGCAGCAGTTTCACCATTCCCGAAGGTTGGTCGTTAAGCAAGATGGCCGCCTACTTTGAAGAACGAGGATTTTTCCCTGCACAGGAATTCATTGCCGCTGCCCAGCAATTTTCTGCCAGCAGCTATCCCTGGCTACCCACCAATCCTCAACCCAACCAGTTCCGGCTGGAGGGTTACCTGTATCCAGATACCTATGAGTTTGTCGGTAACCCTACGCCCAATGACATTTTGCGTCAGATGCTCGATCGCTTTGAGCAGGTTGCACTTCCCCTCTACCAGGAAGCAAAAGGCAAAACGTCTCTCAGTTTTTCGGAATGGGTCACTCTGGCAAGTATTGTTGAAAAAGAAGCCGTGATTCCCCAGGAACGTCCTCGAATCGCGGGGGTATTTTTCAACCGCCTGGAGAAAGAAATTCCCCTGGGTGCGGATCCCACCGTGGAATATGGACTGGGGATTCAGCAAACTCCCGATAAAACCCTGACCCTGGAGCAGGTCAGAACCCCTTCTCCTTACAACACTTACTTAAATCCAGGGCTTCCCCCTACCCCAATTGCCAGTCCGGGGCTTGCCAGTCTCAAGGCTACCCTTTACCCAGAAAATACCGATTACCTCTATTTTGTCGCACGGTACGATGGGACTCATGTTTTCAGCCGTACTTTGAAGGAACATCAGGCGGCCCAGGACGCCATTCACAAACAACGGGAAGCCCAACCCAGGCTTTAA
- a CDS encoding YqeG family HAD IIIA-type phosphatase, whose product MPWVELLQPDLVLHGSVLKLTPAILQQHHLKGLVLDVDETLVPIRAADASAELLPWVEEIRQVADLWLVSNNISEARIRRIAKSLNLPYISGAAKPSRRKVRKAVQAMNLPVEQVGMVGDRLFTDVLAGNRLGMFTILVEPMVHLNETMKRSPLHSFEVWVSQALGASFLPDK is encoded by the coding sequence ATGCCCTGGGTCGAACTCTTACAACCGGACTTGGTTCTACACGGATCGGTGCTTAAACTAACGCCTGCCATCCTGCAACAGCATCATCTTAAAGGACTGGTGCTGGATGTGGATGAAACCCTGGTACCGATCCGGGCGGCAGATGCATCGGCAGAGTTGCTGCCCTGGGTAGAAGAAATTCGGCAAGTCGCCGATTTGTGGCTTGTGAGCAACAACATCAGTGAAGCTCGAATCCGACGGATCGCCAAAAGTCTGAATTTACCCTATATATCAGGGGCGGCCAAACCCTCCCGACGAAAAGTCAGAAAGGCAGTCCAGGCGATGAATTTACCTGTCGAACAGGTTGGCATGGTAGGCGATCGCTTATTTACTGATGTGTTAGCAGGCAATCGTCTGGGCATGTTCACCATTCTGGTAGAACCGATGGTTCATTTAAATGAAACCATGAAACGCTCACCGCTGCATAGTTTTGAGGTCTGGGTTTCCCAGGCTCTAGGGGCATCCTTTCTACCCGACAAATAG
- the proB gene encoding glutamate 5-kinase has translation MPQTLVVKIGTSSLTQPETGLLALSTIADLVETLSGLRRQGYRIVLVSSGAVGVGCARLGLTERPRPIALKQAVAAVGQGRLIRVYDDLFTSLQQPIAQVLLTRSDLVQRSSYINVERTFKELLGLGVIPIVNENDTVAVDELKFGDNDTLSALVASLVQADWLFLLTDVDRLYSADPRSNPDAQPILRVEYFAQLKEFQVKMGDRGSRWGTGGMVTKIAAAQIATEAGVRTVITQGRHPKNIERVLNGEPIGTQFEPQLRPANARKRWIAHGLVPMGKLYLDEGAVRAIRNAGKSLLAAGITQVEGEFEPQEAVLLCDLAGEEIARGLVNYSSHELQKIKGSQSEAIESILGYPGAETVVHRDNLALSGYGQG, from the coding sequence ATGCCTCAAACCCTTGTCGTTAAAATTGGCACGTCCAGCCTGACACAACCAGAAACCGGGCTTCTGGCATTGTCTACCATTGCCGACCTGGTTGAAACGCTCAGTGGGTTACGGCGACAGGGATATCGGATTGTTCTGGTGTCGTCAGGAGCGGTGGGTGTGGGCTGTGCCCGGTTGGGATTAACCGAACGTCCGCGCCCTATTGCCCTGAAGCAGGCCGTTGCCGCCGTTGGGCAGGGGCGGTTAATCCGGGTCTATGATGACCTGTTTACATCCCTTCAACAGCCCATTGCTCAGGTTCTGCTGACTCGCAGCGACCTGGTGCAGCGGAGCAGCTATATCAACGTAGAGCGCACTTTCAAAGAACTCCTGGGGTTGGGAGTCATTCCCATTGTGAATGAGAATGACACCGTGGCTGTGGATGAACTCAAGTTTGGTGATAATGACACGCTTTCGGCGCTGGTCGCCAGCCTGGTCCAGGCAGACTGGTTATTTCTCCTGACAGATGTGGATCGCCTTTACTCTGCTGATCCGCGCAGCAACCCCGATGCCCAACCCATTCTGCGGGTTGAGTACTTTGCCCAGCTCAAAGAATTTCAGGTCAAAATGGGCGATCGCGGTTCCCGCTGGGGGACCGGGGGCATGGTCACCAAAATCGCGGCGGCCCAGATTGCCACAGAAGCTGGAGTACGGACGGTGATTACTCAGGGACGCCATCCCAAAAACATTGAAAGAGTGCTCAATGGCGAACCCATCGGCACCCAGTTTGAACCCCAGCTTAGACCTGCCAATGCCCGTAAACGCTGGATTGCCCACGGGCTTGTGCCAATGGGCAAACTGTATCTGGATGAAGGTGCGGTTCGGGCAATTCGTAATGCGGGCAAATCCTTACTCGCTGCCGGAATCACCCAGGTAGAAGGAGAATTTGAGCCTCAGGAAGCGGTATTGCTCTGCGATCTCGCTGGAGAGGAGATTGCCCGTGGTCTGGTGAACTACAGTAGTCATGAGCTTCAAAAGATCAAAGGCTCCCAATCAGAGGCGATCGAATCCATCCTGGGTTACCCTGGTGCCGAGACGGTTGTTCACCGGGATAACCTGGCTTTAAGTGGCTATGGGCAGGGGTGA
- a CDS encoding response regulator transcription factor has translation MHVSVGAFCIQIVESNPHLRSLLGWHLQQAGHWVHQSADIQQAREVFLHRQPGLVILDSELPDGDALEFCRWLQQQQQAMILMLSARNSEADIVEGLRSGADDYLTKPFGMQEFLARVEALTRRSKSTVPPASLDYGDLKIDLVHRRVRFKGDLVDLTPQEFSLLYVLAQASGMPLSRSELLQRAWPDAIDNPRTVDTHVLSLRKKIELDPRQPSLIQTVRNVGYRFNLESLTFQSANSNGHSNRQKPITRSSPKMVAGERGRS, from the coding sequence ATGCATGTCTCCGTGGGAGCTTTTTGTATCCAAATTGTTGAGAGCAATCCCCATTTGCGATCGCTGCTAGGTTGGCACCTCCAGCAGGCAGGGCATTGGGTCCATCAATCGGCAGACATTCAGCAGGCGAGAGAAGTCTTTCTCCATCGTCAGCCTGGTTTAGTAATTCTCGATTCTGAATTGCCCGATGGGGATGCGCTGGAATTTTGCCGCTGGCTTCAGCAACAACAGCAGGCCATGATCCTGATGTTATCGGCTCGCAACTCAGAAGCTGACATTGTGGAAGGGTTGCGTTCAGGGGCTGATGATTACCTCACCAAGCCATTTGGGATGCAAGAGTTCCTTGCCCGAGTTGAGGCACTCACTCGCCGCAGCAAGTCCACCGTTCCGCCAGCCTCTCTGGATTACGGTGATCTGAAAATTGACCTGGTTCATCGCCGGGTTCGGTTTAAGGGAGATCTGGTTGACCTCACCCCCCAGGAATTTAGTTTGCTTTACGTTCTGGCTCAGGCAAGTGGAATGCCTCTCAGCCGTTCAGAACTGTTACAACGGGCATGGCCTGATGCCATCGATAATCCGCGTACAGTCGATACCCATGTGTTATCCCTGCGGAAAAAGATTGAACTCGACCCCCGGCAACCCAGCCTGATTCAAACCGTGCGAAATGTGGGGTATCGATTTAACCTGGAATCTCTGACTTTCCAGTCCGCCAATTCAAATGGTCATTCCAATCGCCAGAAGCCCATCACCCGTTCCTCACCCAAGATGGTTGCCGGAGAGCGGGGGAGGAGTTAA
- a CDS encoding DUF6761 family protein — MLQDTLTIRYYQKLSDALGDLWNRGYRFDELRLYVDGYIAALKHTNSLEPYLVHRLEEEITRYLHDPSNFQKPESELDYY; from the coding sequence ATGTTGCAGGATACTCTCACCATCCGCTACTACCAGAAGCTATCCGACGCTCTGGGAGACCTTTGGAATCGAGGTTACCGCTTCGACGAATTGCGCCTGTATGTGGATGGCTACATTGCTGCTCTCAAACACACCAATAGCCTTGAGCCTTACCTGGTTCACCGTTTAGAGGAAGAGATTACCCGCTATCTGCATGACCCCTCCAACTTCCAAAAACCAGAGTCAGAGTTGGACTATTACTAA
- a CDS encoding molybdenum cofactor guanylyltransferase, which translates to MSNSHSFSAIVLAGGQSSRMGRDKALIRVGGVPLLQRVCEVALQCTTEVYVVTSWIERYQGVVPSTCQLIKETLPSAESKPQGPLVGFAQGLTYVKTEWVLLLACDLPCLQSDVIQQWTGELERSGGAIALLPRTEKGWEPLCGFYQTRCLPSLNAAINRGERSFQRWLAQEVIKEIPLNDSTLLLNCNTPSDLESVTSY; encoded by the coding sequence ATGTCAAACTCCCACTCTTTCAGCGCGATCGTCCTTGCCGGGGGGCAAAGCTCTCGTATGGGGCGAGACAAAGCTTTAATCAGAGTTGGAGGAGTTCCGCTGCTCCAACGAGTGTGTGAGGTAGCGTTACAGTGTACGACCGAAGTTTATGTGGTTACGTCCTGGATTGAACGCTATCAGGGTGTGGTTCCATCCACCTGCCAATTGATCAAAGAGACGCTTCCATCCGCTGAGTCAAAGCCACAGGGTCCCCTGGTTGGTTTTGCTCAGGGTTTAACTTATGTGAAAACAGAATGGGTTCTGTTGCTGGCCTGCGATTTGCCTTGCTTGCAGAGCGACGTGATTCAGCAGTGGACTGGCGAACTGGAGCGGAGCGGAGGAGCGATCGCCCTGTTGCCACGGACTGAAAAAGGTTGGGAACCCCTCTGCGGCTTCTACCAGACACGGTGTTTACCCAGCCTGAACGCCGCTATTAACCGGGGTGAACGCTCCTTTCAACGCTGGTTGGCCCAGGAGGTCATCAAAGAGATTCCCCTGAATGACTCAACCCTTCTATTGAACTGCAACACGCCTTCAGATCTGGAGTCAGTCACCAGCTACTAG
- a CDS encoding alpha-ketoglutarate-dependent dioxygenase AlkB, whose product MAETTAEINGTAHQLSLFDDAPAVPTIPGLQYIPDYLTAAEERMLVAEIEQAGWCHVGMQRLVRQFGIPYSFSRRIVVPGEVAEPLPEVIQAIALRLHTENWLPTVPVQILANRYLPGEGISFHVDAPEFAGIADLSLLSACVMEFRHLKTGEKQKCWLDPRSLLILTGEARWEWAHSIPYRKGDRHAGRTQIRQPRISLTFRTLRVKE is encoded by the coding sequence ATGGCTGAGACTACTGCTGAAATAAATGGAACCGCCCATCAATTATCCCTGTTTGACGATGCTCCAGCAGTCCCGACCATTCCAGGATTGCAATACATCCCGGATTACCTTACGGCAGCAGAAGAAAGAATGCTGGTAGCAGAGATTGAACAGGCGGGGTGGTGCCATGTGGGAATGCAACGATTGGTGCGCCAGTTTGGCATCCCCTACTCCTTTTCGCGCCGCATCGTGGTGCCTGGAGAAGTGGCGGAACCCTTGCCAGAAGTGATCCAGGCGATCGCCCTCCGACTGCACACGGAAAACTGGCTGCCCACTGTTCCGGTTCAGATCTTGGCAAACCGTTACCTCCCCGGAGAAGGCATCAGTTTCCATGTGGATGCCCCAGAATTCGCCGGGATTGCCGATCTCAGCCTGCTCTCCGCCTGCGTCATGGAGTTCCGTCACCTGAAAACTGGGGAAAAACAAAAATGCTGGCTCGACCCGCGCAGTCTGTTGATTCTGACTGGCGAAGCCCGCTGGGAGTGGGCACACAGCATTCCCTATCGCAAAGGCGATCGCCATGCAGGCAGAACCCAGATACGACAACCGCGCATTTCTCTGACCTTTCGCACTCTTCGGGTGAAGGAGTGA
- a CDS encoding S9 family peptidase encodes MAEPRIAPYGSWKSPITSELIVAGTIGLGQVRLDGEVVYWSEQRPTEAGRNVIVRLTPDGQMTDVTPPPFNVRTRVHEYGGGSYTVYQGTVYFSNFADQRLYRHKPGEEPVPITPEQDWRYADGVIDGRRQRMICVREDHTGSGEAVNTLVSLSLDSSDPEQTILVAGSDFYSSPRLSPDGSLLAWLCWNHPNMPWDGTELWVGEVSGDGSIGARWKVAGGSEESIVQPEWSPDGALYFISDRTNWWNLYRWQGSRGVGDVEPLCPMDAEFGFPHWIFGMSNYAFESAELLICTYSQEGISYLATLNPQTRQLEPVKTPYTNLGEIHASPGQVVFSAGSATSPGAIAQLHLESGQIRILRRSSNLEIDPGYLSEPRAIAFPTENGLTAYGIFYPPKNRDYVAPEGERPPLLVKIHGGPTAATSTAFNLRIQYWTSRGIAVLDVNYGGSTGYGREYRERLKGNWGIVDVDDCVNGARYLADRGEVDGNRLVIDGGSAGGYTILAALTFRDTFKAGASFYGVSDLEVLATDTHKFESRYLDSLIGPYPECKDLYVERSPIHFTDRLNCPIIFFQGDEDKIVPPNQAERMVNALRNRGLPVAYVLYEGEQHGFRKAENIRRTIDGEFYFYSKVFGFAIADPLEPVAIDNL; translated from the coding sequence ATGGCTGAACCCAGAATAGCCCCTTATGGATCATGGAAGTCGCCGATTACATCGGAGTTGATTGTTGCTGGAACTATTGGCCTGGGACAGGTAAGGCTGGATGGGGAGGTTGTGTACTGGAGCGAACAGCGTCCCACAGAAGCTGGACGCAATGTGATTGTGCGACTCACACCCGATGGGCAGATGACCGATGTAACCCCACCTCCCTTTAATGTCAGAACCCGCGTTCATGAGTATGGAGGGGGTTCCTATACGGTTTACCAGGGTACGGTTTATTTCTCTAACTTTGCAGACCAGCGACTCTATCGCCACAAGCCAGGGGAAGAGCCTGTGCCCATCACACCTGAACAGGACTGGCGTTATGCCGATGGGGTGATTGATGGCAGGCGGCAACGAATGATTTGTGTGCGGGAGGACCATACTGGTTCTGGAGAGGCCGTGAACACCCTTGTGAGTCTCAGCCTGGACAGTAGTGACCCAGAGCAGACCATTCTGGTGGCGGGCAGTGATTTCTATTCCTCTCCCCGTCTCAGTCCGGATGGTTCACTTCTGGCGTGGTTGTGCTGGAATCACCCCAATATGCCCTGGGATGGCACGGAACTGTGGGTCGGTGAGGTGAGTGGGGATGGTTCGATTGGAGCACGCTGGAAAGTGGCGGGTGGGTCAGAAGAGTCCATCGTGCAACCGGAGTGGTCACCGGATGGAGCGCTTTATTTCATCAGCGATCGCACCAATTGGTGGAACCTTTACCGCTGGCAGGGAAGCCGGGGGGTGGGAGACGTTGAACCGCTGTGCCCGATGGATGCCGAATTTGGGTTCCCCCACTGGATCTTTGGCATGTCCAACTATGCTTTTGAGTCAGCAGAACTGCTCATCTGCACCTACAGCCAGGAAGGGATTTCTTACCTGGCCACCCTCAACCCTCAAACCAGGCAGCTAGAGCCAGTTAAAACTCCCTACACTAACCTGGGGGAAATTCATGCCTCACCGGGGCAAGTGGTGTTCAGTGCTGGTTCCGCTACCAGCCCAGGGGCGATCGCCCAACTGCACCTGGAGAGTGGGCAAATTCGGATACTGCGCCGTTCCAGCAATCTGGAAATTGATCCGGGTTACCTGTCGGAACCCAGAGCGATCGCCTTCCCCACGGAAAATGGATTGACCGCTTACGGCATTTTCTATCCACCGAAAAACCGCGACTATGTTGCGCCTGAGGGAGAACGTCCTCCTTTACTGGTCAAGATTCACGGGGGACCCACGGCTGCCACTTCGACCGCCTTCAATCTACGAATTCAGTACTGGACGAGTCGGGGCATTGCCGTCCTGGATGTCAACTATGGTGGCAGCACTGGCTATGGGCGGGAGTATCGGGAACGACTGAAGGGCAACTGGGGCATTGTGGATGTGGATGATTGTGTCAATGGTGCTCGTTACCTGGCAGACCGGGGTGAGGTAGACGGTAACCGTCTGGTGATTGATGGCGGTAGTGCTGGAGGCTATACGATCCTGGCGGCTCTTACCTTCCGCGACACGTTTAAGGCGGGTGCCAGCTTTTACGGCGTCAGTGATCTGGAGGTGCTGGCAACTGACACCCATAAGTTTGAATCGCGCTATCTGGACAGCCTGATTGGCCCCTACCCGGAATGCAAGGATTTGTACGTGGAGCGATCGCCCATCCATTTCACGGATCGACTCAACTGTCCTATCATCTTCTTCCAGGGTGACGAAGATAAAATTGTGCCCCCCAACCAGGCAGAAAGGATGGTCAATGCCCTGCGGAACAGAGGACTACCTGTGGCTTATGTGTTGTATGAAGGGGAGCAACACGGCTTCCGCAAGGCAGAAAACATCCGGCGTACTATTGATGGCGAATTTTATTTCTACTCCAAAGTGTTTGGATTTGCGATCGCGGATCCGTTAGAACCTGTAGCCATTGATAATCTTTGA